GGTTTTATCTGTTTATTTTACGGGATAAACCTATATTGTTGTTTGTTTTATCCGTAAGTTTTTTTACTGCGATATCCAGTGGATTTGTTATTTGCATTAAATCTTTTTTTGTAACATGTGTATAAATCATAGTAGTTTCTGGCCTAGAATGTCCTAATAAGACTTGTATATATCTAATGTCTACACCATTTTCTAACATATGTGTAGCATAACTATGTCTTAATACATGAGGTGTAACTTTAATTGATGTTTGTGCTTTTAAACTATTTCGTCTTAAGAAGTTTCTAATACTTTCTGCACTATATTTCGTGTTATTCTTACCTTCAGCAAAATAATTTACTGGTTTATACGTATTAAGGTAATTTAATAGAAGTGGTATAAAGCTTTCGGCCAAATTTACATAGCGGTCTCTACGGCCTTTACTTTGCGAAACCAAAATCTGTTTTCTATTTATATTAATGTTCTTTAGTTTTAGATTAATTAGTTCACTAACTCTGAGTCCACAGGAGTAAAGTAACGCTGTTATTGCTCTATGTTTTAAATTTTCTGTGTGCTGTAAAAGTGATATAACTTCATTTTGAGACAAAACTTTGGGTAGTATTTTATCTTTTTTTGGACGTGTTAGTTGTAAATTATTAATCTGAGTTGTAGGTTCAAAAACAATAAATAATTTCACTGCACTTATAAATTGTCTTTGTGTGCTAATGCTATATTTTTGCTTTATAAAAACTGTTTCTATGAAAAGTTCAATATCTCTATTGGTTAAATCTGACAACAATTTCTTTCCGTGAAATTAAATAAAATCGGCAATAAAGTGTGTATATGTGTTAATCGTACTTTGGCTATAACGTTTACCTTTTAGGTATTTGTAAAACCCGTTAAGGCTATCTTTTTGATTTTGATTTAGGTTTCGACTTTTAGTGCTATTTTGCTTTTTAGAAGTATTGTTATATGATGTGAAATCTAATTTTGCAAAGTCCTTTAAATAGGTTTCGATTTGTTTTAAATTAGCCTTGCTATCATCTAAATACCATAATTTTTTGCTGCTACTCCATCTGGCTTTAGTTAATGTTCGTGTAATTTTTATAATTTTTTCGTTGTAATTAAATTTTAAACCTATCCGACTTTCTCCACGATGAAAAAATCTAACAATATCGATATTTGGGAGTACTTCCATATGGATTAAAAATACTAAAAATATGTTTTGTGTTACAAAAACCGTTTTACCTTATATACGTAACTAGCTACAAGTTGTTCGTTGATACTTAGATGGATATCATAAAACCCATATTTTTTTAATACATAAGAAAGCGAGAGTTTTCGGTTCTTAAACTCTAGAGTGTCTGCTTTGATTGTTTTTGTATTTATACCATCATCGAAGGTCAATGTTACTGTTTTTGGCTCAATATTTGGCTTTAGCGTATATTCTAAATTTAGAGTGTAGTTGCGAGGCACCTCATTATATAGTTTATTAGGAAGCTTATGTTCGGCTAATATTTTGTAAGCTTCGTTATACACAATTGGCGCCTCAAAAAAACTGGTGAATGTTGGTAATGGCCCGTCAAGTAAAAACCATTGTTGCTCTAATGGAAAATGGTTAATCGCAAAGAGTTTTGGTGTGGCTAAAAATAAACCGTCATTATATTCAAATTTAAACCTGCCATTATTTAAATCTTGTACGCCACTGGCCCAAGTTGGGTCACAGAGGTACCATTTATTGTTTAGTTTTACGGCGTTCCAGCTATGGTTAGGGTAGCGTAAATCTTCAGGATTTCCTGAGCTTGTTTTGCCAAATCCGTTTATGATATTACAATCGATATTGGCTAAGTTGCTTAGCGTTTTAACCATGTAGGCATAACCGGTGCAAATGGTGCGCTTTCTTTTGAGTAAAGTCTTAAAGATTCGTTTTTTAAATTTCTCATTCCAAGCCTCTAACTTTAAACTATCTTCTTGGTAGCGTTTACGTTTGCGTTTGTTTTTTGCATAAAGATTATAGTCGTTTTTTACATTAGTACACACCCATAAATAAATAGCCCTAAAACGCTCTACATCGGTTTCAAGGCCATTGGTAAGATTGTATGTTAACTCTTGTAAATTATCTAAAGATGCACCTTTATTTACCTTAGCAAGGCTATCGGCTTTTTTAAAATTTATGTGGTCAAAATCCCAAGATTGTGCTTGACTCTTTAAGACACAAACTAAAAATAACCCACAAAAAAAATAAAGATATTTCATCTAAATAGTCTAGCTCTTTTTTGGACGTTTACTCTTAAATCTTTTGTTGGTGTTAACAGCACTTAATACATCTATTGGCGCTTCTTTCATAAAGATTTCGACATAGGTAGAGGTTTCTTTTACCGTTAGAGATTGTTTTTCATAACCCAAATAGCTAAAGATTAAGACATCTCCTACCTTTAATTGTGACGGAAATGTAAAGCTGCCATCTGTTTTTGATACGGTACCAGTTTTGGAGTTTTTAAGGTAGATGCTTACACCATCTAAAGCGCCAATTTCGCTATTAATGACACCTTTTACTGTTACAGATTTACTCTGTGCTTGTATTGGGTTACATAAAATAGCTGTTAGAAATAAAAAACTTAAAATAAATAAGGACTTACCAAAGATGTTACTCTGTTTTGTGTGCATTGTTTTCATAATGTATATATTTTGTTTCACCTAAAACTAAAGCCTCTCAGCTTTACTTTCAACTAGCGATGAGTTATCGTTGATTATGGTTTAGTAAAGATAGTATTTTATTGAGTTATCGCTTTATCGAAAAAGTAGCAAAAATTAATATTAAAATGATTTTTGAATACTTTTCCTTTATAAATTAGTACTACTAAAATTATTTCTTTTTAGATATGAAAGACAATTTAAGACGTGTTATTGTTGACTTTAAGAAACTAACACCAGAAATTTTGGCATTGCTTGTAGAAAAGTATCCTGATGGTTATGACGACAAGCATATCATTGAATTTAAAAATGCTAAAAATGAACTTATTGAAGCTGTAGAAGTTACTACTGAAGACACTAAATATTTAGTAAAGGTTAGTACTAAGTTAGCTGTAACTATGGAGAATTATGACGAGGATGATTATGATGATTATGGCGATGATGATCCAGAAGCAGTAAAAGCACCTGAGGATATAAATGACGATGTCGATTTAGGAGATTAAATTCTAATCTTACGCCTTAGTAATACTTCCCAAATAAAGGCTGAAAATACTATGGTATATTCCAGAGCTATAATCCATAAATTTTCAGACTTATCGGCATTACCAATACTTATATATGCTAAATAACTGAGTATAATAGCAACGCTCCATATTAGTGGAAATCTATAATTTGTAAATAAACATAATATAACTAAAGTCGCCAAATACCATGGGTGGACAGTAGTGCTCAAAAACAAATAATAAGTAAAAGCTATGAGAATAGAGCTTGTTAATTTGGGTATTGTGATATTTTTTCTGAAGAATGAAAAATAAAGGATAATTAGTAACGCCACAACAGGAAGAATTTTACCAATAGTTTTAATCTCATTGTAACCTGTAATTGCATAACCTATTTCTCTTGCTAGGTAATATATACTTGCGTTAAACTCAAAATTATTAAACCAAAGTCCTACAGTTTGGGCATAATTATCAATAAATTTCATGGAGAAGAAAGGAAGAAATAATGCCATGGTTGAACCAATCACTATGACGTAAAATAGAACTAGATTTGTCATTCTGAGCGAAGCCGAAGCATCTTTTTTCCTTTTCCAGAACCAACCAAAGAAAATTGGTAAAAACATTAACGGAATTAACTTGACAGAAATCGAACAAGCAAAAATGACTGCTGCTAATTTCCACCTATTAGTTTGGAGCAAATATAGACTCCATACAAGGAAGAAAATCATAACACCTTCAAAATGAAGATTACCTGTAAGCTCAATAATTATAAATGGATTTAGCATATACCACCAAATACGACTCGAAGGTAATTTTAAGGCTTCTAAGAGCTTCTTTCCGAAGTATAGCGTTCCTATATCGGCAGCTATGATTAATACTCTTAAAGAGACGATTGCTCCTGTAATACTTTTACCCGAAAATAAAGCAGCTATATAAAAGCAGAATTGATTAATCGGAGGATAATTGGTAAAATGTGATGCATTCAAAGTACCCATACCGTTATACAATTCTTTTGCCTGTTCAACAGGAAATTCAGAATTCTGAATAAATGAATCTGGTGTATATAAATAAGGATTGAAACCTTCAAAAAGCATGCGTCCATCCCAAATAAAACGATAAAAATCTTGAGATAGATTTGGGATTGCAGGTAAAAAAACTAGTCTCATAAGAATTGAGGCAATAACTAGTAAGCTAAAATTGAAACCTGCAGATTTCTTTAAAAAATAAGCGCAAATAAATAGTGCAGTATAAAGCAGAACTAGTTTTGCGGCTTCAGTCCTAGCTAAATCATAAGCAAAACTTGCATACAAAATTAGACTCACCAAAATACATAGTAGTGGCGCTTTATGAAATTTAAATAAGCTTGGGTTTAATAGCATTGATTAAAGATAATGCAAACTCTGGATATTATGCCTTAGAACCTAAAGACTTAAAAAACACATAACCAAAACCAATAAAAAGCATTAAGTGAAAAGGGAACAATCCAAAGTCACCACCTTGGTCACCAACAATAAATGCACTGTACATACCAAAACCAAAATATAGCATTAACCCACCTTCGATAATAACATGTGGCGATACCTTTTTGCGTAGGTATTTGTTGTCTTTCCAAGAATCTTTTAAAGTACTTATGTTGAATTTAGGTGTTCTTACAAACTCACTACGTTTGCCTACATGTCCTTCTAAAACGGCTATTGTGTTATGCAATGAAAATCCCATGGCTATCGAGAAGAATGTAAAAAACATCCCAATATAGCTAAAGAATTTTTTGAAGCCACTACCATAGATACTTTTGTACATAAACCAGTAACACACAAAAAAGATGATTGTACTAGTTACAAAGAAACTCATGATGTAAAAGTAGTTACGAAGGTGTGCATATTCGTTTTTAATATACAACATTGGTATACTAAGAATGGCAACTGTAAATATGCTTAAAAACATGGTGCTATTCAATAAATGAAGCAGACCATGTATCTTAGTTTTAGCAGAAATATTTTTTGATTTTACAACACGCCAAAGCATTTTTCTAAAGTTCTCAGCACCACCTTTATTCCATCTAAATTGTTGTGAGCGTGCTGCGCTTATTACTACTGGCAGTTCTGCAGGAGTTTCGACATCTTCTAGATATTTAAATTCCCAATTTTTTAATTGTGCACGATAGCTTAAATCTAAATCTTCGGTTAATGTGTCGCCTTCCCAGTTACCAGCATCGATAATGCAGTCTTTTCGCCAAACACCAGCAGTACCATTAAAATTGATAAAATGGCCTTTGCTATTTCGTCCTACTTGCTCTAAAGTAAAGTGCGCATCTAAAGCAAATGCTTGAATTTTTGTTAGTAAAGAGTAATTACGATTAATGTGTCCCCAACGTGTTTGTACGACACCGATTTTTTCATTTTTGAAGTAAGGGATTGTTCGTTTTAACCAGTTTGGTTGTGGCAAGAAATCAGCATCAAAAATGGCAATAAATTCACCTTTTGCAATTTCTAAACCTTCCTTAAGAGCACCAGCTTTAAAACCTTGTCTATCTGTACGTGTAATATGAATAATATCTAGGCCAGTTTGGGCTAGTTTTTCAATATGCTTGCGCGTACTTTCAACAGTTTCGTCAGTAGAATCATCAAGAACTTGAATTTCTAATTTCTCTCTTGGATATTCTATTAGAGCGATATTTTCTAAAAGTCTGTCCATAACGTACATCTCGTTAAAAACAGGAAGTTGTATGGTTACATAAGGGATTTCATCAGAATTTGATAAGTCAAATTTTTCACAAGTATCTTTTTTCTTCTTAGAAGAAAGGTAATTAGATAACAAGTTTAGTTGTGCCAAAGCATACATGAAAATTAGCATGATGGCAATCGTGTAAATGACTATTATGATGTATTCTAAGAGCATTATTTAAAACTGTATTTAAAAATCCATGTCAGGATTTTTACGCCTGCAAATATAGCACCTTTTACCGTTCCTGAAACTTTTGAGACGCCTATTCTGTTTCGGTAGTTTACTGGGATTTCTCTGTAGCTATATTTTTTCTTTAAAACTTTGAGTTGCATCTCAACAGTCCAACCATAAGTTTTGTCTTCCATTTCTAAGGCCAAAAGTTTATCGTATTTTATAGCTCTAAATGGACCAAGGTCTGTAAATGTTGACCTAAACATAATCTTCATTAAAGTTGTAGCTAGCCAATTGCCAAAAATTTGAGGACCAGTCATACTACCAGTTTCACGTAAATTTTTATCCCTAGCGCCAATAACAAAATCTATATCTTCTCCAATTATAGGCTTAACAATTTTGGTTAATTCTTCGGGATAATCACTGTAATCACCATCTAAAAAAACGATTATATCTGGCCTAATAGTTTGCTGAGAAACATAATCCATACCTCTTAGACAAGCAAAACCATATCCTTTTCGATTTTCTACTAGTACCGTAGCACCCGCTTTTTTGGCATTTATTTCTGTATCGTCAGTAGAATTATTACTAACGACAATAACTTCATTAACGTAATTGGGTATATCTTTTATAACATGCGGAATAGATTCTGCTTCGTTATATGCAGGAATGATGACTTTTATATGGGTCATTGTAAATCTCTTAGTCTATTTTCTTTTTTGAATGACCTAAAATCTGTCCATTCTTTTATTTTTTTGCCCAAAGAATATTTTACAGCTGAAGCGAGTTTTTCATTTTTGTACATTAGACAATAGCCGTTTTTTTTACTAGCCTTTAATTGACATTTATGAATAACTAATCCTTTGCTATTATAAAAAATCCACCATTTAGTTTTTTCATTATTCTGAAAATGTCCTTCACTTTCTAGGCTGCCATCCAATCTATATAGTTTCCAAAATTTTGTTTTTTGTCCATTACTATAATGCCCTTCAGCTTTTAATTTTCCATTAGAATAATATGTACGCCAGTATTTGGTTTTTTTACCATTTTCTATCCAACCAGCAGATGCAATGGTACCATCTTCAAAATAATTTTTTTGATAGCTTTTTTGTGCAAATGCAAAGCTACAAATAAGACTAAGAAAAACTACTAAACGCATTATTTTTGATTTACAAGTTCCATTAAGTCAACATCATTACCTAATAAAACTTCTGTCGGATTAATACGTCCTTTCATACTATCATTCTCTAACTTTAACACACCTCTAGGACAAACTGCAGAACAAATGCCACAACCTACACAGCTAGAGCGTACAATATTTTCTCCTTTTTGAGCATAATGACGTACATCGATTCCCATTTCGCAACTGTTAGAGCAGTTACCACAAGAAATACATTGGCCACCATTAGTTGTAATTCTAAATTTTGAAAATAAACGTTGTTGAAATCCTAATATGGCTGCCATAGGACACCCGAAACGACACCAAGAACGACTTCCTAAAATAGGATAGAATCCAGTTCCTATAACACCAGAAAATATAGAGCCAATGTAAATACCATAAGCTGAACGTAAAGCACCACCTTTTATATAAAAAACATGATCTGTAGTCCCAGTAAAATGCATGATTAGTAATAGTGCTATTACCGAAAAGAAACCTATGGCGCCAAATTTTGCGTCTTTACCTAATTCTTGTCTCTTAAAATACATGACACCTGCAAATATCAGAGTCAAGAATCCTATGACTAGTGAAATAAATACACCACGTGTTAACCAAAAATCATTTTTATCATACCCTAAATAAGTATATATCATAGCAGTTGTCATAACAACCGAGAAAACGAGTACCAAATGAATCAACCAACGTTCTATTTTCCATGCAGACATTTTTTTTGAGGATAAATGTCTAAAAGAATCACCTGCAGTTTCTGCTAAACCACCACAACCACAAACCCAAGAGCAATACCATCGTTTTCCGAATTTATAGGTTAATATTGGTGTAATTATGAATATTGAAATGATACCAAATAGTATTAATGCCAAACCTATATTTCCATTTGAAAGAAAGCCGTTTACAGACCATTCATCAAAAATATAATAGTTAAGTGGCCATACACTTTTTAGGTCATAATATGGTAAATCATTATTCATGACATACATAAATTCCGGAATCAAAAAGGCAAAGCCTAATTGAAAAAACATTACAGAAAAAGTACGTAATTGTTGGTATTTATTGTGTCTGTATTTAAGGATAAACTTATAGCCAAAAGCTAAAATAGCTAATGTGTAAAGTGTACCGTAGACAAACCATTGGCTGGCATCTCTGCCAGATAATAATTGACTTAGCGGATCAAAGAGTGAGATTAACCCTGTGTTACCACCATCAACACCTTGATCTAAGCCTAGATATTTAGGGTAAAAGTAAAGCACTATATAAAAGCCTGTTAAGACTAAACCTAAAACCCATCCCCAAACACCTCTAGACGAAATAGATTTGAACCATTGTCCGTCATTTTTAATACCTTCTAATTTAGTTAGGTATGCTTCACGAGAATACACAATAATTCCACCAGCAATTAGTAATAATGCAGATGTTAAGAATATCCCTTTATTTGGAAAGTTTGTGTTTAATAATGCTAAAACAAAAATAAAAAGGCCTACAATTCCTGTTGCTAATGCTATTTTCTGTTTTGTTGTGATGTCTAAAGCATCTGGTTTTGCTAAGGACATGCTATGATTTATTTTGTTACTCATAATTATGCAGTTTGTAGTTGTTGGTTGTAGGTAGTTAATATTTCTGTTTCAAAACGTTTGTAAAATTCTGGATCAAAATTGGCTTCAGTAAGATTGTTCATCACAAAGTCTACATCTTTTTCTTCACTTAACCAGCGGTCAAAAACGTCGTGACGCATTCGAATACCAAATGTATTGATGCCCAAAAATTTATTAGTGTTTTTGTCGAAGGCAACTGTTATACACTTAGTGTCGTCTTCGTGTTTCCAATGAAAATGCTTTTCGTTTTCTGGACGACCTCGTTCTCCAAAAACCCAACCATAAGTTTGGTACTCTATATCCAGAAATTTTGCGGAGTTAAACCAATGTCCTGGCTTGTATTCGATACGATTACCACAAATAGTTTGGGCTAACGTTTCGCCCATCATACGTCCAGTATACCAAACTGCTTCGATTGGTCTTCGGTTACCAATAGCTTCATGCTGTTCTGCACAATCGCCAATAGCATACACGTCTTCAATATTAGTTTCTAAAAATCGATTCACTTTTACACCACGACCAGTTTCAATCTCTGATTCTTTTATAAAATCAATATTAGGAGAAACACCAGCCGTTAGGCCTACAACGCTGCATTCTAATTCCTCTCCGGTTTCTTCAATGATAACCGATTTTACTTTGCCATTTTCATCAGCTTTTATCTCTTTTAGATTGGTCGAAAGTCTTAAGTCAATATGATGATTTTTTATATGACGATTAATCATCTCACTTTCACCTGCAGGTAAAACGCCATTCCAAAAACTATTTTCTCGCACTAAAAAAGTTACAGGTATACTTCTGGAATTTAGCATCTCTGCCAATTCAATCCCAATCAATCCGCCACCAACGATAACAGCTCTTTTACACGTTTCCTTATTTGGCGCATATTTTTCGAGATTATCCAAATCTTGTTTGTGATACATACCCATAACACCATCTAGGTCTTGACCTGGCCAACCAAATTTGTTTGGTTTACTTCCTGTAGCAATAACTAATTTGTCATATTCAAGAGTATCTCTATTTGCAAAAAGAAGTGTCTTAGATTTCGTTTCGACAGTTTTTACATATCCTTTTTTAAGTTCGATTCTGTTCTTCTCCCAAAACCAATTTCCATAGGGTTGT
This DNA window, taken from Winogradskyella sp. PC-19, encodes the following:
- a CDS encoding NAD(P)/FAD-dependent oxidoreductase; the encoded protein is MEHIVIIGNGISGVTTARHIRKLSDKRITIVSAETDYFFSRTALMYIYMGHMKFEHTQPYGNWFWEKNRIELKKGYVKTVETKSKTLLFANRDTLEYDKLVIATGSKPNKFGWPGQDLDGVMGMYHKQDLDNLEKYAPNKETCKRAVIVGGGLIGIELAEMLNSRSIPVTFLVRENSFWNGVLPAGESEMINRHIKNHHIDLRLSTNLKEIKADENGKVKSVIIEETGEELECSVVGLTAGVSPNIDFIKESEIETGRGVKVNRFLETNIEDVYAIGDCAEQHEAIGNRRPIEAVWYTGRMMGETLAQTICGNRIEYKPGHWFNSAKFLDIEYQTYGWVFGERGRPENEKHFHWKHEDDTKCITVAFDKNTNKFLGINTFGIRMRHDVFDRWLSEEKDVDFVMNNLTEANFDPEFYKRFETEILTTYNQQLQTA
- a CDS encoding carboxypeptidase-like regulatory domain-containing protein, with amino-acid sequence MKTMHTKQSNIFGKSLFILSFLFLTAILCNPIQAQSKSVTVKGVINSEIGALDGVSIYLKNSKTGTVSKTDGSFTFPSQLKVGDVLIFSYLGYEKQSLTVKETSTYVEIFMKEAPIDVLSAVNTNKRFKSKRPKKS
- a CDS encoding toxin-antitoxin system YwqK family antitoxin, producing MRLVVFLSLICSFAFAQKSYQKNYFEDGTIASAGWIENGKKTKYWRTYYSNGKLKAEGHYSNGQKTKFWKLYRLDGSLESEGHFQNNEKTKWWIFYNSKGLVIHKCQLKASKKNGYCLMYKNEKLASAVKYSLGKKIKEWTDFRSFKKENRLRDLQ
- a CDS encoding 4Fe-4S binding protein, yielding MSNKINHSMSLAKPDALDITTKQKIALATGIVGLFIFVLALLNTNFPNKGIFLTSALLLIAGGIIVYSREAYLTKLEGIKNDGQWFKSISSRGVWGWVLGLVLTGFYIVLYFYPKYLGLDQGVDGGNTGLISLFDPLSQLLSGRDASQWFVYGTLYTLAILAFGYKFILKYRHNKYQQLRTFSVMFFQLGFAFLIPEFMYVMNNDLPYYDLKSVWPLNYYIFDEWSVNGFLSNGNIGLALILFGIISIFIITPILTYKFGKRWYCSWVCGCGGLAETAGDSFRHLSSKKMSAWKIERWLIHLVLVFSVVMTTAMIYTYLGYDKNDFWLTRGVFISLVIGFLTLIFAGVMYFKRQELGKDAKFGAIGFFSVIALLLIMHFTGTTDHVFYIKGGALRSAYGIYIGSIFSGVIGTGFYPILGSRSWCRFGCPMAAILGFQQRLFSKFRITTNGGQCISCGNCSNSCEMGIDVRHYAQKGENIVRSSCVGCGICSAVCPRGVLKLENDSMKGRINPTEVLLGNDVDLMELVNQK
- a CDS encoding cellulose synthase family protein, encoding MLLEYIIIVIYTIAIMLIFMYALAQLNLLSNYLSSKKKKDTCEKFDLSNSDEIPYVTIQLPVFNEMYVMDRLLENIALIEYPREKLEIQVLDDSTDETVESTRKHIEKLAQTGLDIIHITRTDRQGFKAGALKEGLEIAKGEFIAIFDADFLPQPNWLKRTIPYFKNEKIGVVQTRWGHINRNYSLLTKIQAFALDAHFTLEQVGRNSKGHFINFNGTAGVWRKDCIIDAGNWEGDTLTEDLDLSYRAQLKNWEFKYLEDVETPAELPVVISAARSQQFRWNKGGAENFRKMLWRVVKSKNISAKTKIHGLLHLLNSTMFLSIFTVAILSIPMLYIKNEYAHLRNYFYIMSFFVTSTIIFFVCYWFMYKSIYGSGFKKFFSYIGMFFTFFSIAMGFSLHNTIAVLEGHVGKRSEFVRTPKFNISTLKDSWKDNKYLRKKVSPHVIIEGGLMLYFGFGMYSAFIVGDQGGDFGLFPFHLMLFIGFGYVFFKSLGSKA
- a CDS encoding mannosyltransferase, with translation MLLNPSLFKFHKAPLLCILVSLILYASFAYDLARTEAAKLVLLYTALFICAYFLKKSAGFNFSLLVIASILMRLVFLPAIPNLSQDFYRFIWDGRMLFEGFNPYLYTPDSFIQNSEFPVEQAKELYNGMGTLNASHFTNYPPINQFCFYIAALFSGKSITGAIVSLRVLIIAADIGTLYFGKKLLEALKLPSSRIWWYMLNPFIIIELTGNLHFEGVMIFFLVWSLYLLQTNRWKLAAVIFACSISVKLIPLMFLPIFFGWFWKRKKDASASLRMTNLVLFYVIVIGSTMALFLPFFSMKFIDNYAQTVGLWFNNFEFNASIYYLAREIGYAITGYNEIKTIGKILPVVALLIILYFSFFRKNITIPKLTSSILIAFTYYLFLSTTVHPWYLATLVILCLFTNYRFPLIWSVAIILSYLAYISIGNADKSENLWIIALEYTIVFSAFIWEVLLRRKIRI
- a CDS encoding glycosyltransferase family 2 protein, with the translated sequence MTHIKVIIPAYNEAESIPHVIKDIPNYVNEVIVVSNNSTDDTEINAKKAGATVLVENRKGYGFACLRGMDYVSQQTIRPDIIVFLDGDYSDYPEELTKIVKPIIGEDIDFVIGARDKNLRETGSMTGPQIFGNWLATTLMKIMFRSTFTDLGPFRAIKYDKLLALEMEDKTYGWTVEMQLKVLKKKYSYREIPVNYRNRIGVSKVSGTVKGAIFAGVKILTWIFKYSFK
- a CDS encoding tyrosine-type recombinase/integrase, whose protein sequence is MKLFIVFEPTTQINNLQLTRPKKDKILPKVLSQNEVISLLQHTENLKHRAITALLYSCGLRVSELINLKLKNININRKQILVSQSKGRRDRYVNLAESFIPLLLNYLNTYKPVNYFAEGKNNTKYSAESIRNFLRRNSLKAQTSIKVTPHVLRHSYATHMLENGVDIRYIQVLLGHSRPETTMIYTHVTKKDLMQITNPLDIAVKKLTDKTNNNIGLSRKINR
- a CDS encoding transglutaminase domain-containing protein translates to MKYLYFFCGLFLVCVLKSQAQSWDFDHINFKKADSLAKVNKGASLDNLQELTYNLTNGLETDVERFRAIYLWVCTNVKNDYNLYAKNKRKRKRYQEDSLKLEAWNEKFKKRIFKTLLKRKRTICTGYAYMVKTLSNLANIDCNIINGFGKTSSGNPEDLRYPNHSWNAVKLNNKWYLCDPTWASGVQDLNNGRFKFEYNDGLFLATPKLFAINHFPLEQQWFLLDGPLPTFTSFFEAPIVYNEAYKILAEHKLPNKLYNEVPRNYTLNLEYTLKPNIEPKTVTLTFDDGINTKTIKADTLEFKNRKLSLSYVLKKYGFYDIHLSINEQLVASYVYKVKRFL